One genomic window of Salvia miltiorrhiza cultivar Shanhuang (shh) chromosome 4, IMPLAD_Smil_shh, whole genome shotgun sequence includes the following:
- the LOC131022932 gene encoding uncharacterized protein LOC131022932 — translation MGEKYTFSIDDAMKTPNDAGNAYSIDMIDPLVQEFLETEFMQDKLELAMMKSWTYIDARGMDDAEIKEAIMSLHAQSELVSSGSQFSLPKQTPSDRPLRSDEKPTELELKPLPANLKYVYLGESETLPVIISRHSGGAVDCRAQTAQEGHRVDFGRHHRKWVSLIHMVPKKSGLQVVENEKNELVPMRLVTGWRMCIDYRKLNAATRKDHFPLPLIDQMLERLAGQAFFCFLDGYSRYFQIYVNQEDQEKTTFTCPFGTFACKRLSFGLCNAPGTFQRCMMIIFSDLIEKCIEIFMDDFTCHFMVNEGIVLGHVVSEKGIQVDKAKVELIAKLPYPRDVKEIRGFLGNAGFYRRFIKDFAKIAQPLTRLLQNDVLFALKDDCK, via the exons ATGGGGGAAAAATACACGTTTAGTATTGATGATGCCATGAAAACCCCTAATGATGCTGGAAATGCTTATTCTATTGATATGATTGACCCTCTCGTCCAAGAATTTCTTGAGACTGAATTCATGCAGGATAAGTTGGAGTTAGCTATGATGAAGAGCTGGACATATATTGATGCCCGAGGGATGGACGATGCAGAGATTAAGGAGGCTATCATGTCACTTCATGCTCAATCGGAATTGGTCAGTTCGGGAAGCCAGTTcagtttgcccaaacagacaccGTCGGACAGACCGCTGAGATCCGATGAGAAGCCGACGGAGTTAGAGCTCAAGCCCCTTCCTGCAAACTTGAAGTATGTCTACCTAGGGGAATCTGAAACTCTCCCAGTGATAATCAGCCGCCACTCAGGAGGAGCAGTTGATTGTCGTGCTCAGACGGCACAAGAAGGCCATAGGGTGGACTTTGGCAGACATCACCG CAAGTGGGTGAGTCTGATTCACATGGTTCCGAAAAAGTCTGGATTGCAAGTGGTTGAGAATGAGAAGAATGAGTTGGTGCCGATGCGTCTTGTTACTGGATGGCGCATGTGTATCGATTACCGAAAGCTGAATGCTGCCACTCGCAAGGATCATTTCCCGCTTCCACTTATTGATCAGATGTTGGAGCGCCTAGCTGGACAAGCATTTTTTTGCTTCTTGGATGGTTATAGTAGATATTTTCAGATTTATGTCAACCAAGAGGATCAAGAGAAGACTACTTTCACGTGCCCGTTTGGAACCTTCGCATGCAAAAGACTGTCGTTTGGACTGTGTAATGCGCCCGGCACTTTTCAGCGATGCATGATGATCATCTTCTCTGATTTGATCGAAAAGTGCATAGAAATCTTTATGGATGATTTCACA TGTCACTTTATGGTGAACGAGGGAATTGTCCTAGGCCATGTTGTCTCAGAAAAGGGGATTCAAGTCGACAAAGCCAAGGTGGAGTTGATAGCCAAGCTGCCATACCCGAGGGACGTTAAGGAGATCAGAGGTTTTCTCGGAAACGCTGGATTTTACAGGAGGTTCATCAAAGATTTTGCAAAGATCGCGCAACCGTTGACCCGTCTGCTGCAGAACGATGTTCTGTTTGCCCTAAAAGATGACTGCAAGTAG
- the LOC131022555 gene encoding uncharacterized protein LOC131022555 → MPGSSKNSIQHSFKPLSFKIPIFGRNPIKSLSAISILAVFSLCFISSFPAAKWRPLPHAPRINSASGESDTNISHILFGISGSAETWRRRRHYSELWWRPNATRGFVWLDEAPRENWPETSPPYRISADTSRFKYTCWYGSRSAVRIARVVKESFELGLGGVRWFVMGDDDTVFFTRNLVSVLRKYDHRQMYYIGGVSESVEQDVVHSYTMGYGGGGFAISRPLAAALVRILDQCIDRYAAFYGSDQKIGGCMSEIGVPLTKEVGFHQMDIRGNPFGLLSAHPLAPLVSLHHLDYLQPLFRETSRVASIHKIMGPYEFDPSRILQHSFCYDLVRNWSISISWGYNVQLYPFILSAKDLNTPLQTFLTWSWSRGPFTFNTRLISLNPCERPLEFGFDGIEEIDAGFTSTTYTSAQSQFRRKCDEENYKAAYLLKAFNVTAGLLHPQYWNKAPSRECCQIMSGSPRQNDVVRVRIRGCNQWESVSPP, encoded by the exons ATGCCGGGTTCATCAAAAAACTCGATTCAACACTCGTTCAAACCCTTGTCATTCAAAATCCCAATTTTTGGCCGGAATCCGATTAAATCCCTCTCAGCAATCTCAATTCTCGCTGTATTCTCACTGTGTTTCATCTCATCTTTCCCCGCCGCAAAATGGCGGCCCCTCCCCCACGCCCCGCGCATCAACTCCGCCTCCGGCGAATCAGACACCAACATATCCCACATTCTGTTCGGCATCAGCGGCTCCGCCGAGacgtggcggcggcggcgccactACAGCGAGCTCTGGTGGCGCCCCAACGCCACCCGCGGCTTCGTGTGGCTCGACGAGGCGCCGCGGGAGAACTGGCCGGAGACATCGCCGCCGTACAGGATCTCGGCCGACACGTCGAGGTTCAAGTACACGTGCTGGTACGGGTCGAGGTCGGCCGTGCGCATCGCGCGCGTGGTGAAGGAGAGCTTCGAGCTCGGCTTGGGCGGCGTGAGGTGGTTCGTGATGGGGGACGACGACACCGTTTTCTTCACGCGGAATTTGGTGAGCGTGTTGAGGAAATACGATCACCGGCAGATGTATTACATCGGCGGCGTTTCCGAGAGCGTGGAGCAGGACGTCGTGCACTCTTACACCATGGGctacggcggcggcggcttcgCCATCAGCCGCCCCCTGGCCGCCGCGCTCGTCAGGATTCTCGACCAATGCATCGATCGCTACGCCGCGTTTTACGGCTCCGATCAGAAGATTGGTGGCTGCATGAGTGAGATCGGTGTGCCTCTTACTAAAGAAGTTGGTTTTCATCAG ATGGATATACGAGGAAATCCGTTTGGCCTACTTTCGGCGCATCCACTAGCGCCTCTAGTCTCGCTCCACCATCTAGACTACCTTCAGCCCTTGTTTCGTGAAACGAGTCGAGTTGCCTCTATCCACAAAATCATGGGACCTTACGAATTCGATCCGAGCAGGATATTACAACACAGTTTCTGCTATGATTTGGTCCGAAATTGGTCGATTTCCATTTCATGGGGCTACAACGTTCAATTGTACCCCTTTATATTGAGCGCAAAAGATCTCAACACTCCGCTGCAGACCTTTTTGACGTGGTCGTGGAGCCGCGGGCCCTTCACTTTCAATACTCGCCTCATCAGCTTGAATCCCTGTGAAAGGCCTCTCGAGTTTGGGTTCGATGGGATCGAGGAGATCGACGCCGGATTTACCTCCACCACCTACACGTCGGCTCAATCCCAATTTAGGAGGAAATGTGACGAGGAAAATTATAAGGCTGCTTATTTGTTGAAGGCCTTCAATGTCACTGCCGGCTTGCTTCATCCTCAATATTGGAACAAG GCGCCAAGTAGAGAGTGCTGTCAAATAATGAGTGGCTCGCCGCGACAAAACGACGTAGTTCGAGTCAGGATTAGAGGCTGCAACCAATGGGAATCGGTATCGCCGCCGTAG